In the Colius striatus isolate bColStr4 chromosome 3, bColStr4.1.hap1, whole genome shotgun sequence genome, AGTAGTACTTTGAGCTAGGATTCAGCAAAAGCTTCATGGAAGgtactttctgaaacggacgcCATGCTAAGCTTTCTTTAGTTCCCTGGTAGGTTGTTTGATATAAGATGGCTGTGTGAATTCCAAATGACTCAAAGCCTATTTTAAGTCtttctctttggttttattttgcagaagaagcagctgaagaTTCACTTGCTATTAATATAGCACAAATGGAAAAGCGTTTACTTCATGGCTTAGTTCATAATGTCCTCCCGCATGTAGGCTCCTCAGTGAAGACATTAGTATTGGCCTACAGTTCTGCAGCATCTAGCAAAATGGTATGTAATTTGAAACTGGCATTTAATAGCTGTGACTGTGCATCCTCTAATAACTGATGTGCTTGAGTTTAAAACGCTTGAGTCGTGAAAATGAGTTTCAGTTCATGTTAATTCATATGTTGCTTGACACTGTGTGCAGCCTTAATGGCTTCTGTCTTTACTGATTgtattcctttcattttccagGTTAGACAGATCTTGGAGCTTTGCCCCAACTTGGAATATTTGGATCTCACTCAAACTGATATTTCAGATTCTGCATTTGAGAGGTTAGATAATTgttgtttccttaaaaaaaaaattaaaaatccagcttattgaggggagaaaaaaccaTTCAAACATGTTTTAGTCCATTCccaacaaaaagagaaacagaagaatggGATTGACATGTAACTAAGAACTAAGCTAGAGTAACAAATCAATGAAATAGCAAATAAAGCTTCTAACTTCGTGATGGCCATTTAAAAGGCTGTGTCTTCACTATTGGCTATGCATTGCCTTTTAGTTTGTAGCTATCCTTAACAATACTTGTGTTTTGTTCTAGTATTAACAACTTGAAGTTGTCCATAGACGTTGCGGAGTCACTGAGATATGGCAGTTCTCTGGTGGGATTTGGAATGCTGCTGTTTAAGATGCTGATCAAATGGCAGGCAAAGCTTAGGTGTAGTAACTGGATTTCTTGACTTTTACTGAAGCCTGCAGAAATGTCATTGATGTCAGTGGAATGGTGTGTGGATGCAGAGCCAGCACCACTGAGTCTCACTGATACTGAAACTTGGTGTTCAATGCTTTCATCATATACTGCTCTCAAGTTTTGTGTGGCAGCAACACAGAAAATTTTACCAGGATGGAGACTGGTAGCACTCTGCAGCTTGTGCAAGAAGCTTTAgttgaaataaaagctttatGGCATTTCTGTACGTCAGAAACCAATCTTTGTGAGCTTTTGTCACTGCAGTGAAACTTATTTATAGTTATGGAAAGTAAATGATAGTCAACAATGAGTAGGTAAAGGTCACCCAAGTACGCTCTATATAGACACCTTTATAGCTAATAGTGTAATAATATTACCGTAGATAAAAATTCTGTTGCAATTGGAAAAGGTAAGGCTGAAGGGATGAGGTTTTGTTAATGTGAAAAAGTCTAATTTCATTATCTCTGATCTTAATCACTTTTATAGAAATATTAATATGGTACAATGAATGTGTTTCAGGAATCCAGCTGTTCTCTCTGAAAGAAATGGGAAGTGGCAGGAGGATATTTCATTGATATTTCAATACATGTAAACAGTCAAGCTTGAGAAACCTCAAAGTATTTTAATAGTTGTAATTTCTAGTATTTGAACTGATTATTACATCTCAGATGTGTATTTTTGGGGGTGGGTGAGTGGTAAAATTTGCAATCAGTACAGGTTTTTCAGCTTCTGATAACTGATGCTGAGTAACTTATGTGGTTCTCGGTAACTGCATTATACACAACAGAAGCTGCTTTTTTGAAATTGTTGTATCTGATGTTTTCATTCCGATCTGCTACTTAAAACTTGTTCATTGCATGGCAATGTGGACTTAAGTGTCAGTTTCTGGAAGAAATGCAGATTGTTACTGATTCGTGATTCATCTCACAGCTTTTTAGCCCAAATATTTCAAGGCACATATATAGCACTTGAAGTATAGAATCTAATCTGTGTgaggtggttttgttttaactATTCTGTGAAATAATATAACTGTTTTACTtgtgaaatgctttttaaacatatttagGCTTAACACCTGTTCTGAACAAAAACTAAATTCCAAAATCCACCAACCAACTTACTTTTTGCCTGTTTTCAGTTGGTCTTCAGTCGGTTATTGTCAGAACCTACGGCACCTTGATCTGTCTGGATGTGAAAAAATCACAGATGTGGCTGTAGAGAGGATTTCCAGAGCACTGGGTATCATATCAACTCACACCACCAGAGGTAttctgaaaagctgcagaaacaggAATGCTAAGACTTTGTGGAAAAACAGAGAGATTACTCTGCAGTCCAATGGGAAGTATAATGGTTTGCATAAAATCAGCAACGAAAACCTCATTGAGAGAGGAGATAGCGAGCAGCATTGGACTAAACCCGACAGCTCAGAAAGCTTCAGTTCAACTTACGTGTGGATGCTGGATGCAGATGATTTGGCTGACATCGAAGATGCTGCAGAGTGGAGACACAGAAATGTTGAAGGGTTTTGTCTCATGGAACCAACATCCCACATTAATTGTTCTGCATCGTGCTATGGTAGAGACATTTATGGGTTAAGGACTAGAGggtggcagcagcactgtgcttcTACTGACTTGATTTACTGCAGTCACTCGTTTTGCTGTGCTGGGACAGCACTAAGAACTATTCGAGCCCTTCCAGAGTCCTCTGCACTGTGCAAAAAACCAACAAGGACTAAGCAGTCAGAGAAAAAAGACTCAGCATACTCTGGGAGTGACAAAACAGATGAAGAGACTGCACGAGTTCTTCAGTTTCTCAGTCTGTCAGGATGTTACCAGGTCACAGACCGTGCTCTCAGGTGCGGAGATGTTTTTGAGCTATTTTGCTGCAATGTGTTTATGGGCTTATTCTGGGCTGAATCTGCCTAGTTTCATTAGAAATATGTCTATTAAGAAACTCTGGTGAGTTTAACTGGTCTTtgcattttaaagtatttgtaGTACCAGACTTTCCACAGTTTGTTCTAGGCAGTATGAATACCTTCAGGTTTAATCTTTCATGATTCTTGTTAGGAAATTGTGTTGGCTCACTAATTTTTTCATTGTGCTGGTGAAAATGCTTTGAACTTTATAAAACTGGAGTAACATCTTATTTAACCTGTCT is a window encoding:
- the FBXL5 gene encoding F-box/LRR-repeat protein 5 isoform X2; the protein is MTCFTWREFGTGSPVLVFQPMLMEYFTYEELKDIKKKVIAQHRSQKEAVEFRGLSKWNQAEELQKVFKYSVDEKADQETEVTGHSTNITNLPPEVMLTIFSYLNPQELCQCSQVSTEWSQLAKTGSLWKHLYPVRWARGDWYSGPAADLETEPDEEWVKNRKDESRAFQEWDEDADIDESEEAAEDSLAINIAQMEKRLLHGLVHNVLPHVGSSVKTLVLAYSSAASSKMVRQILELCPNLEYLDLTQTDISDSAFESWSSVGYCQNLRHLDLSGCEKITDVAVERISRALGIISTHTTRGILKSCRNRNAKTLWKNREITLQSNGKYNGLHKISNENLIERGDSEQHWTKPDSSESFSSTYVWMLDADDLADIEDAAEWRHRNVEGFCLMEPTSHINCSASCYGRDIYGLRTRGWQQHCASTDLIYCSHSFCCAGTALRTIRALPESSALCKKPTRTKQSEKKDSAYSGSDKTDEETARVLQFLSLSGCYQVTDRALRALTLGGGLPHLEHLNLSGCLTVTGAGLQELVSACPSLNDEHFYYCDNINGPHAETASGCQNLQCGFRACCRSGE